Proteins from a single region of Streptomyces vinaceus:
- a CDS encoding TipAS antibiotic-recognition domain-containing protein: MGNSYEDECRQSLAEEQAKSLAATNDWEHVDREQVHRDWDVLYREITAFLAGGSLPGDQQIQELVRRHFDIVSRFYLPSREAYVGMSLFYAEDEAMRAFHDSYHPGMVEFLGAAIKVFAEQGNGFAPRAGAETSA; the protein is encoded by the coding sequence GTGGGAAACAGTTACGAGGACGAGTGTCGCCAGTCGCTGGCCGAGGAGCAGGCGAAGAGCCTTGCCGCGACCAACGACTGGGAACATGTGGACAGGGAGCAGGTCCACCGGGACTGGGACGTCCTGTACCGGGAGATCACGGCTTTCCTGGCCGGCGGCTCCCTGCCCGGAGACCAGCAGATCCAGGAGCTCGTCCGCAGGCATTTCGACATCGTCAGCCGGTTCTACCTCCCCTCCAGGGAGGCTTACGTCGGCATGTCGCTCTTCTACGCCGAGGACGAGGCCATGAGGGCGTTCCACGATTCCTACCACCCCGGGATGGTGGAGTTCCTGGGCGCCGCGATCAAGGTGTTCGCGGAGCAGGGGAACGGGTTCGCCCCCAGGGCAGGGGCCGAGACTTCGGCGTAG
- a CDS encoding MerR family transcriptional regulator, whose translation MRIGELAARTGVGERSLRYYEQQGLLASDRTPGGHRDFPERAVDRVIRIQELYAAGLNSAKIGQVLPCMRDEDGGPSVRATPALVAELAAERDRIDRMIGDLVRSREVLEEVIEAAAGRTTTA comes from the coding sequence ATGCGGATCGGTGAACTGGCGGCGCGTACCGGGGTCGGTGAGCGTTCGCTGCGCTACTACGAGCAGCAGGGGCTGCTGGCCTCCGACCGGACGCCCGGCGGCCACCGGGACTTCCCCGAACGGGCCGTGGACCGGGTCATCCGCATCCAGGAGCTCTACGCGGCCGGGCTGAACAGTGCCAAGATCGGGCAGGTCCTGCCCTGCATGCGGGACGAGGACGGCGGCCCGTCGGTACGCGCCACCCCGGCCCTGGTGGCCGAACTGGCCGCCGAACGGGACCGGATCGACCGGATGATTGGCGACCTCGTCCGTTCCCGCGAGGTCCTGGAAGAGGTCATCGAGGCGGCCGCCGGCCGGACCACCACGGCCTAG
- a CDS encoding helix-turn-helix domain-containing protein: MSTHAPNESRVISLRPQAPSPGSGGAAGAPRRPVGGPQRRAPREPLWRDLVGDVLRRERLAQERTLKDVSEAARISMPYLSEVERGRKEASSEVLAAAAQALGLGLADLLLLAGDELARHARSRVVRSRTSPTSPTAQYDGFCLAA; the protein is encoded by the coding sequence ATGAGCACTCATGCGCCGAACGAGTCCCGCGTCATCTCCCTGCGCCCGCAGGCCCCATCGCCTGGTTCCGGCGGAGCGGCCGGCGCCCCGCGGCGACCCGTGGGGGGTCCACAGCGACGCGCGCCGAGGGAGCCTCTGTGGCGTGACCTCGTCGGCGACGTGCTGCGGCGCGAGCGGCTCGCCCAGGAGCGCACGCTGAAGGACGTCTCGGAGGCGGCCCGGATCTCGATGCCGTATCTGTCCGAGGTGGAGCGCGGACGCAAGGAGGCATCCTCCGAGGTGCTCGCGGCCGCCGCCCAGGCCCTCGGCCTCGGCCTCGCCGACCTTCTCCTACTCGCCGGTGACGAGCTGGCCCGGCACGCCCGGAGCCGGGTGGTCCGGTCCCGCACGTCACCCACGTCACCCACGGCGCAGTACGACGGCTTCTGCCTCGCCGCCTGA
- a CDS encoding type II toxin-antitoxin system PemK/MazF family toxin has protein sequence MQHGEVWWADFDERRPVVLLSGEEASGVWAMQVVAPADIEISGVAVEVTVGAPEGLPFEGVLRVALPRPGLVPCTWLVTLAREDLIDRAGVLPPAKLGELQDALRLGGLEIVTPER, from the coding sequence ATGCAACATGGCGAGGTCTGGTGGGCGGATTTCGATGAACGGCGGCCGGTCGTGCTGCTGTCGGGAGAAGAGGCGTCCGGGGTCTGGGCGATGCAGGTCGTGGCTCCCGCAGACATCGAGATCAGTGGCGTGGCCGTCGAGGTGACGGTAGGTGCCCCCGAGGGATTGCCCTTTGAAGGCGTTCTGCGCGTGGCACTCCCACGTCCGGGCCTTGTCCCGTGTACTTGGCTGGTCACCCTGGCCAGGGAAGATCTGATCGACCGGGCGGGAGTCTTGCCGCCTGCGAAGCTTGGTGAGCTTCAGGACGCCCTCCGTCTTGGCGGACTTGAGATCGTGACGCCGGAGCGTTAA
- a CDS encoding ClpP family protease, whose amino-acid sequence MGSYTVPYVIERTAQGERSYDVFSRLLNERIIFLGTEIDDQVANVVIAQLLHLESASPEQEISIYLNSPGGSFTSLMAIYDTMTFVQAPISTFCVGQAASTAAVLLAGGDPGRRFVLRHARVLLGQPASGGRQGTVSDLSLAAKEMVRIRSQVEEVLSRHTHHDVATLRADMDREKVFTAEEAVAYGLADEVLSRRFAFV is encoded by the coding sequence ATGGGGTCGTACACGGTTCCCTACGTGATCGAGCGGACCGCGCAGGGCGAACGGTCCTACGACGTATTCAGCCGGCTGCTGAACGAGCGGATCATCTTCCTCGGCACCGAGATCGACGACCAGGTCGCCAACGTGGTCATCGCGCAGCTCCTTCACCTGGAGTCGGCGAGCCCGGAGCAGGAGATCTCGATCTATCTCAACTCGCCCGGCGGATCGTTCACTTCGCTGATGGCGATCTACGACACGATGACGTTCGTGCAGGCGCCGATCTCCACCTTCTGCGTCGGTCAGGCGGCGTCGACGGCGGCAGTGCTGCTGGCGGGCGGAGATCCCGGGCGACGGTTCGTGCTCCGGCACGCGCGGGTGCTGCTCGGCCAGCCGGCCAGCGGCGGCCGGCAGGGGACGGTCTCCGACCTCAGCCTCGCGGCCAAGGAGATGGTCCGCATCCGCTCACAGGTGGAGGAGGTCCTGTCCCGGCACACACACCACGACGTGGCGACGCTGCGCGCGGACATGGACCGGGAGAAGGTGTTCACCGCCGAGGAGGCCGTGGCCTACGGGCTCGCTGACGAGGTACTGAGCCGACGGTTCGCGTTCGTCTGA
- a CDS encoding serpin family protein, with amino-acid sequence MPVDFPPPPAHTQLVLASALAQRLRWIQPFRSGPVEPSEGSWAGRVLTALRRSTTLLDRVRVAQTPVGPVTVLEVVGDGGVDVHLVLGAPGASPRRVLSAGVDVVARALAATGASLLPEGNPGPGLRIGTVLSPEPEPYLHIQTTAFDVTAELDLLDHRGLFGLASASDTGAGHFPGISPRPLAVGSARQTAMARFHAEGFEAAALTAVAACAGAAAPPRFRYRTRQAEVCFDRPFGFLAVHRTSRLVLAAGWVTDPLPYEEPEYPEYEEWQKRAEEEAADAEWEAEQRASAERAEQTQ; translated from the coding sequence ATGCCGGTCGACTTCCCGCCGCCCCCTGCGCACACCCAGCTGGTACTCGCCTCGGCGCTGGCCCAGCGGCTGCGCTGGATCCAGCCGTTCCGCTCCGGGCCTGTCGAGCCGTCCGAAGGCTCCTGGGCCGGTCGGGTCCTCACCGCGCTGCGCCGCAGCACCACCCTCCTGGACCGGGTCCGCGTGGCGCAGACGCCGGTAGGTCCGGTCACGGTGCTCGAAGTGGTCGGTGACGGCGGCGTGGACGTCCACCTGGTGCTGGGCGCACCCGGTGCGTCGCCGCGCCGGGTGCTGTCCGCAGGGGTGGACGTGGTGGCCCGCGCGCTCGCGGCCACCGGCGCGAGCCTGCTGCCCGAGGGGAACCCGGGTCCCGGCCTGCGCATCGGGACAGTCCTGTCGCCTGAGCCGGAGCCGTATCTCCACATCCAGACGACGGCCTTCGACGTGACCGCGGAGCTCGATCTCCTCGACCATCGCGGCCTGTTCGGCCTCGCCTCCGCCTCGGACACCGGCGCCGGCCACTTCCCGGGGATCAGCCCTCGCCCCCTGGCCGTGGGCTCGGCACGCCAGACGGCGATGGCCCGCTTCCACGCCGAGGGCTTCGAGGCCGCGGCTCTGACGGCCGTCGCGGCGTGCGCCGGCGCGGCCGCACCGCCCCGGTTCCGCTACCGCACCCGGCAGGCCGAGGTCTGCTTCGACCGCCCCTTCGGCTTCCTCGCCGTCCACCGCACCTCCCGCCTGGTGCTCGCAGCGGGCTGGGTCACCGATCCCCTGCCGTACGAGGAGCCCGAGTACCCCGAGTACGAGGAGTGGCAGAAGCGGGCTGAGGAAGAGGCGGCCGACGCCGAGTGGGAGGCGGAGCAGCGGGCCTCGGCGGAGAGGGCGGAGCAAACGCAGTGA
- a CDS encoding glycosyltransferase codes for MRILIAAAGSRGDVAPYTGLGAELCRAGYDVTLATTDTFAPLVRGAGLEFRSLPADTRVRGSVTGKRELMRTAAAFITELGQGFADVMDEGTDLLLLSTTTAPLGWHLAEATGTPSLGVYLQPTAPTGDFPPVITGSRSLGRLANRATGRLALRMADRLYEQAVAQLRRRLQLPPASPSEMRRRQEQANWPILHGFSTVLVPRPSDWHSGLEVVGNWWPHHEAAEQLPTDLEDFLRAGPRPALIGLGSMAAGDGERLSEIAVRALRRAGLRGILQAGSAGLAADGDDVLTIGDVPHALLFPRLAAVVHHGGAGTSAAALRAGVPAVTVPVTADQPFWAGRLAAIGAATAPIPFRSLTAERLADSLHQVVKQQAHSPAAAKAAHHLMTENGAGQALKAIQQLTDG; via the coding sequence ATGAGGATACTGATCGCCGCAGCCGGATCGCGCGGCGACGTCGCGCCCTACACGGGTCTGGGCGCCGAACTGTGCCGGGCCGGATACGACGTCACCCTCGCCACCACCGACACCTTCGCACCCCTCGTACGCGGCGCGGGGCTGGAATTTCGCAGCCTCCCCGCCGACACACGGGTGCGTGGCAGCGTCACAGGCAAACGCGAACTTATGCGCACTGCTGCCGCGTTCATCACCGAACTGGGTCAGGGCTTCGCCGACGTGATGGACGAGGGCACGGACCTGCTCCTGCTGTCGACCACCACCGCTCCGCTCGGCTGGCACCTCGCCGAGGCCACGGGCACACCGAGCCTCGGCGTGTACCTCCAACCCACCGCACCGACCGGCGACTTCCCGCCCGTCATCACCGGCTCCCGCTCGCTGGGCCGTCTGGCCAACCGAGCCACCGGACGCCTCGCACTGCGCATGGCCGACCGCCTCTACGAACAGGCTGTCGCACAGCTGCGCCGCCGCCTCCAGCTACCTCCGGCCTCACCTTCCGAGATGCGTAGACGACAGGAACAGGCGAATTGGCCGATCTTGCACGGCTTCAGCACGGTCCTGGTGCCTCGTCCCTCCGACTGGCACTCTGGCCTGGAGGTCGTGGGCAACTGGTGGCCCCACCATGAGGCAGCCGAACAGTTGCCTACTGATCTGGAGGACTTCCTGCGTGCCGGACCCCGGCCCGCCCTCATCGGCCTCGGAAGCATGGCGGCCGGTGACGGGGAGCGGCTGAGCGAGATCGCTGTGCGAGCCCTGCGCCGCGCCGGGCTGCGCGGCATCCTCCAAGCTGGCAGTGCCGGGCTTGCCGCCGACGGAGACGACGTGCTCACGATCGGGGACGTACCGCACGCCTTGCTGTTTCCACGGCTGGCTGCGGTGGTGCACCACGGCGGGGCCGGCACCTCGGCCGCCGCGTTGCGTGCTGGAGTGCCCGCGGTCACCGTACCAGTGACTGCGGACCAGCCGTTCTGGGCGGGTCGGCTTGCCGCCATCGGCGCCGCCACCGCCCCGATCCCCTTCCGATCCCTCACCGCCGAACGGCTTGCCGACTCCCTTCACCAAGTAGTGAAGCAGCAGGCACACAGTCCAGCCGCCGCAAAAGCGGCGCACCATCTGATGACCGAGAACGGAGCGGGTCAGGCGCTCAAGGCCATCCAGCAGTTGACCGACGGATGA
- a CDS encoding MFS transporter, whose translation MIKTGLACRIGRMAGDSGPERVLVAASFVNRVGNGLFNAASALYFTFVVGLPAVQVGAALTLAGVMGLCAGIPGGHLADRRGARTIMTVALAVQALSMAALVLVESWTAFTIIATIDQIAAAAGGAAWGALVVRVGGERPALFRARLRTFVNLGVILGTVGAGAALAADTRGAYVMLILGNAASFALCAALLLLLPRYPVLPAPPQQRRWIAFADRPFLTFTALYGAMGLQYPVVSLLLPIWISEHTEAPRWTVAALFAVNSAFCVVMQTRIGSRIESPYDGGRAFRIAGLLFLVSCPMMALAAYAPVWAAAGLVLVAIFVHSLGEVWESSACFALGFGLAPDHAQGQYQGVLGLGFNAGQALAPAILTTVVLGLGTTGWLLLALFFAALGAAGPSLARWGMRTRPQPGVAAEVTG comes from the coding sequence ATGATCAAGACCGGACTGGCATGCCGAATAGGCCGCATGGCGGGGGACAGTGGGCCGGAGCGCGTGCTGGTCGCCGCCAGTTTCGTCAACCGGGTCGGCAACGGTCTGTTCAACGCGGCGTCGGCGCTCTATTTCACCTTCGTCGTGGGCCTGCCCGCGGTGCAGGTCGGCGCCGCGCTCACCCTCGCCGGAGTGATGGGCCTGTGCGCGGGGATACCCGGAGGGCACCTCGCCGACCGGCGCGGGGCCCGCACGATCATGACGGTGGCCCTCGCGGTCCAGGCACTGTCGATGGCGGCCCTCGTCCTCGTCGAGAGCTGGACCGCGTTCACGATCATCGCGACGATCGACCAGATCGCCGCGGCGGCCGGTGGGGCGGCCTGGGGCGCGCTGGTGGTCCGGGTCGGGGGTGAACGCCCCGCCCTGTTCCGGGCGAGGTTGCGCACCTTCGTCAACCTGGGCGTCATCCTCGGAACGGTGGGTGCGGGGGCCGCGCTGGCTGCGGACACCCGTGGCGCCTACGTCATGCTGATCCTCGGCAACGCGGCGAGCTTCGCCCTGTGCGCGGCGCTCCTGCTCCTCCTGCCCCGCTATCCGGTGCTGCCGGCGCCGCCGCAGCAGCGACGTTGGATCGCCTTCGCGGACCGCCCGTTCCTGACGTTCACCGCCCTCTACGGGGCTATGGGACTGCAATATCCGGTGGTCTCCCTGCTCCTGCCGATCTGGATCTCCGAGCACACCGAAGCGCCGCGTTGGACGGTGGCCGCGCTGTTCGCAGTCAATTCCGCCTTCTGCGTAGTGATGCAGACCAGGATCGGCTCCCGTATCGAGTCCCCGTACGACGGCGGCAGGGCGTTTCGCATCGCGGGTCTGCTCTTCCTCGTCAGCTGCCCGATGATGGCGCTGGCGGCGTACGCCCCTGTCTGGGCGGCGGCAGGACTGGTCCTGGTGGCGATCTTCGTCCATAGCCTGGGAGAGGTCTGGGAGTCCTCGGCGTGCTTCGCCCTGGGCTTCGGCCTTGCCCCTGACCATGCCCAGGGCCAGTACCAAGGTGTCCTCGGCCTCGGCTTCAACGCGGGCCAGGCTCTTGCCCCCGCGATCCTGACCACGGTGGTGCTCGGCCTCGGCACGACGGGGTGGCTGCTGCTGGCGTTGTTCTTCGCGGCGCTGGGCGCTGCCGGCCCCTCTCTTGCCCGCTGGGGCATGCGGACCCGGCCGCAGCCGGGCGTTGCCGCGGAAGTGACGGGATGA
- a CDS encoding ClpP family protease → MTPLTMLAPHAEEGGTPPGHFDDHLAARLLDQRIVLLGTQVDEVSANRVCAQLLLLSAQDPRSDISLYVNSPGGSVTAGLAIYDTMRLIPNDVSTLAMGFAASMGQFLLTVGSPGKRFALPNARIMMHQPSAGIGGTAADIEIQAENLQFTKKAVERITAQHTGQSEETIARDGDRDRWFTAEQARDYGMVDRVVESLADIRPATPRRRTGL, encoded by the coding sequence ATGACTCCCCTCACCATGCTCGCGCCCCACGCGGAGGAGGGCGGCACACCGCCCGGCCACTTCGACGACCACCTCGCGGCAAGGCTGCTCGACCAGCGGATCGTCCTCCTCGGCACCCAGGTCGACGAGGTGTCGGCCAACCGGGTGTGCGCGCAGCTGCTGTTGCTGTCGGCGCAGGACCCGCGCTCCGACATCAGCCTGTACGTCAACAGCCCCGGCGGGTCGGTCACCGCGGGTCTCGCCATCTACGACACGATGCGGCTCATCCCGAACGACGTCTCGACGCTGGCGATGGGTTTCGCCGCCAGCATGGGCCAGTTCCTGCTCACCGTGGGGTCGCCCGGCAAGCGGTTCGCGCTGCCGAACGCGCGGATCATGATGCACCAGCCCTCGGCGGGCATCGGCGGCACCGCCGCGGACATCGAGATCCAGGCGGAGAACCTCCAGTTCACCAAGAAGGCCGTCGAGCGGATCACCGCCCAGCACACCGGGCAGAGCGAGGAGACGATCGCGCGGGACGGCGACCGGGACCGCTGGTTCACGGCCGAACAGGCCAGGGATTACGGGATGGTGGACCGGGTGGTGGAGTCGCTCGCCGACATCCGCCCGGCAACGCCGCGCCGACGGACGGGGCTGTGA
- a CDS encoding YybH family protein: MTVEDFSEVTLRRQRVANDAMYAGDPEPFMAMWSRSEDVSLFGAFGPCKTGWPALSEVFRWVGGRFSNGAMRTEFEVVHAGTELAYTVGYERGELSVDGGPVGPVAIRVTQMYRAEEGQWRLIHRHGDFAPVDESPGR, from the coding sequence ATGACGGTCGAGGACTTCAGTGAGGTGACTCTGCGGCGGCAGCGGGTTGCCAATGACGCCATGTACGCAGGTGACCCTGAGCCGTTCATGGCGATGTGGTCCCGGTCGGAAGATGTCAGTCTCTTCGGTGCTTTCGGCCCGTGCAAGACGGGTTGGCCTGCTCTGAGCGAGGTCTTCCGGTGGGTGGGCGGCAGGTTCTCCAACGGTGCCATGCGTACAGAGTTCGAGGTGGTCCACGCCGGTACCGAGCTGGCGTACACCGTGGGGTACGAGCGTGGGGAGCTGTCTGTCGACGGGGGGCCTGTTGGGCCGGTGGCCATCCGGGTCACCCAGATGTATCGCGCGGAGGAAGGGCAGTGGCGGCTCATCCACCGTCACGGCGACTTCGCTCCGGTGGATGAGAGCCCAGGCCGCTGA
- a CDS encoding helix-turn-helix domain-containing protein, protein MSSSTTHGGLRVPPRARGRPVAHVAAEMGISRPTAHKWVRRWRAEGEPAFTTARAGRPRPRSPPRPGSRPASAAGGPAASSAPPIGPIVDPPASMVHRILVRHGLNRLAWLDRLTGQPVRRYERARPGALVHVDIKKLGNIPDNGSCYNSTLFTQTLARAGLTHKRTMVVPSGSCLARGAWHRASRRYRKAHLRSGGWASRRPARRGTRRQGLDRQDPKEGLVL, encoded by the coding sequence GTGTCTAGCAGCACCACACACGGAGGACTTCGTGTCCCGCCGCGTGCTCGGGGACGTCCGGTCGCGCACGTGGCGGCCGAGATGGGCATATCCAGGCCCACCGCCCACAAGTGGGTCCGCCGCTGGCGGGCCGAGGGCGAGCCGGCCTTCACGACCGCCCGAGCAGGCCGGCCACGACCCCGCTCCCCACCCCGGCCGGGATCGAGGCCCGCATCCGCCGCTGGCGGACCGGCCGCAAGCTCGGCCCCCCCGATCGGCCCGATCGTGGACCCTCCGGCTTCGATGGTCCACCGGATTCTGGTCAGGCACGGCCTAAACAGACTGGCGTGGCTCGACCGCCTCACCGGCCAGCCGGTCCGGCGATATGAGCGGGCCCGGCCCGGCGCGCTGGTCCACGTCGACATCAAGAAGCTCGGCAACATTCCCGACAACGGCTCCTGCTACAACTCGACACTGTTCACCCAGACTCTGGCCAGGGCCGGCCTCACCCACAAACGCACCATGGTCGTGCCTTCCGGATCTTGCCTCGCCCGCGGCGCCTGGCACCGCGCCTCGCGGCGTTACCGGAAAGCCCACTTACGGTCCGGTGGGTGGGCTTCCCGGCGCCCTGCGAGGCGCGGCACCAGACGCCAGGGGCTTGACCGGCAAGATCCGAAAGAAGGCCTAGTGCTGTGA
- a CDS encoding ABC-F family ATP-binding cassette domain-containing protein produces MTATLTAKNLAAGHGDLPLFTGLDLVVPPGEVIGLVGTNGAGKSTLLRLLAGFDRPEQGRVHLAPAGASVGYLPQEADRRPGESVYAFLARRTGVAAAQCALDTASHALADGATGAEEAYDTSLQRWLGLGGADLEERAEHVTATLGLGVGLEQAMTSLSGGQTARAQLASLLLSRFDIFLLDEPTSDLDLAGLEQLEQFVGGLRAGAVVVSHDREFLARAVTQVLELDRAQQQVRHFGGGYAAYLEEAESARQQARAQYEEYADRKAALQERANMHRSWAEKGVRTAQRRSRDNNKFARSARMENSENLAARAKQAERLIERLEKVEEPRKEWRLRMQIAAAPRSGAIVATLGEATVRRGEFTLGPVTLQIDWAGRVAITGANGTGKSTLLGALLGRVPLAAGGQALGSGVVIGEIDQARALFHGAETLQDAFRTAVPQTEPAEVRTLLAKFGLGAEHVLRPVDTLSPGERTRAALALLQGRGVNLLVLDEPTNHLDLPAIEQLESALDSHTGTLLLVSHDRRLLESVRITRRLHLHDGTLTETTA; encoded by the coding sequence ATGACCGCAACCCTGACTGCCAAGAATCTCGCCGCAGGTCACGGCGACCTTCCCCTGTTCACCGGCCTCGACCTCGTCGTGCCACCGGGCGAGGTGATCGGCCTCGTCGGAACGAACGGGGCGGGCAAGTCCACCCTGCTCCGCCTCCTGGCAGGGTTCGACCGCCCCGAACAGGGCCGGGTCCACCTCGCTCCGGCGGGGGCGAGCGTCGGATACCTGCCCCAGGAGGCGGACCGGCGCCCGGGCGAGAGCGTCTACGCCTTCCTCGCCCGCCGCACCGGTGTCGCAGCGGCCCAGTGCGCCCTGGACACCGCCTCCCATGCGCTGGCCGACGGCGCCACAGGGGCCGAAGAGGCCTACGACACGAGCCTGCAACGCTGGCTCGGCCTGGGCGGGGCCGACCTGGAGGAGCGCGCCGAGCACGTCACCGCCACACTCGGCCTGGGCGTCGGGCTGGAGCAGGCCATGACGTCGCTGTCGGGCGGGCAGACCGCCCGTGCGCAGCTGGCCTCGCTGCTGCTGTCGCGCTTCGACATCTTCCTGCTGGACGAGCCCACCAGCGACCTCGACCTTGCCGGTCTGGAACAGCTGGAGCAGTTCGTGGGCGGGCTGCGCGCGGGCGCGGTCGTAGTCAGCCATGACCGCGAGTTCCTCGCCCGCGCCGTCACTCAGGTCCTCGAACTCGACCGTGCCCAGCAGCAGGTGCGCCACTTCGGCGGCGGCTACGCCGCCTACCTGGAGGAAGCCGAGAGCGCCCGCCAGCAGGCCCGTGCGCAGTACGAGGAGTACGCCGACCGCAAGGCCGCCCTGCAGGAGCGGGCGAACATGCACCGCTCCTGGGCTGAGAAGGGGGTTCGTACCGCGCAGCGCCGCAGCCGGGACAACAACAAGTTCGCCCGCAGCGCCCGGATGGAGAACAGCGAGAACCTGGCCGCCCGGGCCAAGCAGGCCGAACGGCTCATCGAGCGCCTGGAGAAAGTGGAAGAGCCGCGCAAGGAGTGGCGGCTGCGCATGCAGATCGCCGCCGCGCCTCGTTCCGGCGCCATCGTCGCCACGCTGGGCGAGGCCACCGTCCGGCGCGGCGAGTTCACCCTGGGACCTGTGACCTTGCAGATCGACTGGGCGGGCCGTGTCGCGATCACGGGGGCGAACGGCACCGGGAAGTCGACATTGCTGGGCGCCCTCCTGGGCCGTGTCCCGCTCGCCGCCGGCGGCCAAGCGCTCGGCTCAGGGGTGGTGATCGGCGAGATCGACCAGGCCCGGGCCCTGTTCCATGGAGCCGAAACCCTCCAGGACGCTTTCCGAACCGCTGTCCCGCAGACGGAACCTGCCGAAGTTCGCACCCTGCTGGCTAAATTCGGCTTGGGTGCCGAACACGTCCTGCGCCCCGTGGACACCCTGTCCCCCGGGGAAAGGACCCGGGCCGCACTCGCACTGTTGCAGGGCCGCGGGGTGAACCTGCTGGTGCTGGACGAGCCGACCAACCACCTCGACCTGCCGGCCATCGAACAACTCGAATCCGCCCTGGACTCCCACACCGGCACTCTGCTGCTGGTCTCCCATGACCGCCGACTGCTGGAATCGGTACGGATCACCCGACGCCTGCACCTGCACGACGGGACCCTCACCGAAACCACCGCATGA
- a CDS encoding MFS transporter yields the protein MLIAELMNALDASIVSTALPLIQQDSGASSAAMAACQLRGTEGDPRVTPDTDDCRPKCPNIAGTDRDIHQIRTRHQEVTVVTTGPWHP from the coding sequence GTGCTGATCGCCGAGCTGATGAATGCGCTCGACGCCTCCATCGTCTCCACCGCGCTCCCGCTGATCCAGCAGGACTCCGGCGCCTCCAGCGCCGCGATGGCCGCCTGTCAGCTCCGCGGCACCGAGGGCGACCCTCGGGTCACCCCCGACACCGACGACTGCCGGCCCAAGTGCCCCAATATCGCCGGCACCGACCGCGACATCCACCAGATTCGGACCCGACACCAGGAAGTCACCGTGGTCACCACGGGCCCCTGGCACCCCTGA
- a CDS encoding alkene reductase, whose translation MTQTRQSPTAGSRLFSPARLGPLSLPNRLVMAPLTRNRADADGVPGELMATYYAQRASAGLIIAEATTPNAVGQTYPHIPGIHTPEQTAGWRRVRDAVRDAGGLMFLQLQHGGRIGHPDTSGHLPLAPSAVLHPEPLHTPTGLQAAVTPRAMTEADIRSTIADFADAARNAVAADFEGVEVHAANGLLLHQFLAPNTNLRTDAWGGSLDGRIRFTVEVVRAVTEAVGPQKVGVRISPGVEVNGVTEPDTERLYPALLAALAPLEPGYLHVEYADPDDPGFARLRTAWPGTLIANPRLSREELAADAGAARAERLLEAGADLVALGRGFIANPDLVERLRTGAPLNELRPEFLMHVHGPEGYTDYPALTRESFAAV comes from the coding sequence ATGACGCAGACACGACAGTCCCCCACCGCCGGATCCCGCCTCTTCTCCCCCGCCCGCCTGGGACCCCTCAGCCTTCCCAACCGCCTGGTGATGGCGCCCCTGACCCGCAACCGTGCGGACGCCGACGGGGTCCCAGGCGAGCTGATGGCCACCTACTACGCGCAGCGCGCCTCGGCCGGCCTGATCATCGCCGAGGCCACCACCCCGAACGCCGTCGGCCAGACGTATCCGCACATCCCCGGCATCCACACGCCCGAGCAGACCGCTGGGTGGCGTCGGGTGCGCGACGCCGTGCGGGATGCCGGTGGGCTAATGTTCCTCCAGCTCCAGCACGGCGGGAGGATCGGCCACCCCGACACCAGCGGACACCTCCCGCTCGCTCCGTCGGCCGTCCTGCACCCGGAACCGCTGCACACCCCCACCGGCCTCCAGGCCGCCGTCACCCCCCGCGCGATGACAGAAGCGGACATCCGGTCCACCATCGCCGACTTCGCCGACGCTGCCCGCAACGCCGTCGCCGCGGACTTCGAGGGGGTCGAGGTACACGCGGCCAACGGCCTGCTGCTCCACCAGTTCCTCGCCCCGAACACGAACCTGCGCACCGACGCATGGGGCGGATCGTTGGACGGGCGCATCCGGTTCACCGTCGAGGTGGTCCGGGCCGTCACCGAGGCCGTCGGCCCGCAGAAGGTGGGCGTGCGCATCTCCCCCGGTGTGGAGGTCAACGGCGTGACGGAACCCGACACCGAGCGGCTCTACCCGGCACTGCTGGCGGCCCTCGCACCCCTGGAGCCGGGCTACCTGCACGTGGAGTACGCCGATCCGGACGACCCCGGCTTCGCGCGGCTGCGCACGGCCTGGCCCGGCACCCTCATCGCCAACCCCCGGCTCTCCCGCGAGGAACTCGCCGCCGACGCGGGCGCGGCGCGGGCCGAGCGCCTGTTGGAGGCGGGCGCCGACCTCGTCGCCCTCGGCCGGGGCTTCATCGCCAACCCCGACCTCGTGGAACGGCTGCGAACCGGCGCGCCCCTCAACGAGCTCCGCCCAGAGTTCCTGATGCACGTACACGGCCCGGAGGGCTATACCGATTACCCGGCGCTGACCCGCGAGTCCTTCGCCGCCGTCTAG